From Styela clava chromosome 6, kaStyClav1.hap1.2, whole genome shotgun sequence, one genomic window encodes:
- the LOC144424516 gene encoding zinc finger C3H1 domain-containing protein-like — MMLRHKQDPWRTQARWNPCKWFITRCYFKMAFANSVATNSTLIIIIAKFLKVLPLLKVTVKEFSPQCQKFPTFSTSSLNRCLTLTDLNHLWLAYFNVVHFNTLPQCFFPNISSACNARNYLGIKVYPGLEVQLDFNSRNKLDESFYSNLHADLDVAIKDSSSTEDPLSALQLLRESLRLEISQQKWDNAANSCKFLCKTMTNAIQKLSINEETITQIKKGVTDISITWADVLVKKGDSLSATQVFEEAVTENPSDAKLCYEAALFQLNQESSDIDAALLYFETCASAYLKIDIDVINLSELKKLFHYLLRLSDSLTDKHLSLLPEISWKIVGKNKAYLWMIYIVILDLSSESVNVILDYYEKAIVDVGDENDRKQIWLRYLLYRQHLASKLVEPTTITVKTRQIWLKNFTAVIRRCITTCSPDLAIDELLSSDARFSDYTFHNQVASIYLSCFHTRQHISTAYNFLTDLMPYNVPLLLRACRHFLSFGDDSTIVSILWRITSTTLCQNMMMWKM, encoded by the exons ATGATGTTGAGACACAAGCAAGATCCCTGGAGGACACAGGCAAG GTGGAATCCCTGTAAATGGTTTATCACCAGATGTTACTTCAAGATGGCTTTTGCAAACAGTGTTGCAACGAACTCAACTTTAATTATTATAATCGCCAAATTTTTAAAGGTTTTACCATTGTTGAAa GTAACAGTAAAAGAATTCTCTCCACAATGTCAAAAGTTTCCTACCTTTTCTACATCTTCTTTGAATAGATGTTTGACGTTGACTGATCTTAATCATCTTTGGTTGGCATATTTTAACGTCGTGCATTTCAATACTCTTCCACAGTGCTTTTTTCCAAATATAAG CTCTGCATGCAATGCTCGAAATTATCTCGGGATCAAAGTTTATCCAGGATTAGAAGTTCAGCTTGACTTTAATTCAAGGAATAAACTTGATGAAAGTTTCTATTCAAACCTGCATGCTGACCTTGACG TTGCTATCAAGGATTCTTCATCAACTGAAGATCCATTATCAGCTCTACAGTTACTTCGGGAAAGTTTGCGATTGGAAATATCTCAGCAAAAATGGGACAACGCTGCTAATAGTTGCAA GTTTTTGTGTAAAACTATGACTAATGCGATACAAAAACTGTCAATAAATGAGGAAACGATAACCCAGATCAAAAAGGGAGTGACTGATATTTCTATAACATGGGCAGATGTTTTGGTGAAGAAGGGCGACAGCTTATCTGCTACACAG GTGTTTGAAGAAGCTGTGACAGAAAATCCATCTGATGCAAAACTATGTTATGAAGCAGCTTTGTTTCAATTGAATCAAGAATCATCGGACATTGATGCTGCACTTCTGTATTTTGAAACTTGTGCTTCAGCTTATTTGAAAATAG ATATAGATGTGATTAATTTATCAGAATTGAAGAAATTATTTCACTATTTATTGAGATTATCGGATTCATTGACTGACAAACATCTTTCTCTTTTACCGGAAATTAGTTGGAAAATTGTTGGAAAGAACAAAGCGTATTTATGGATGATTTACAT TGTAATTCTCGATTTATCCAGCGAATCTGTCAACGTTATACTGGATTATTATGAAAAGGCAATTGTGGATGTGGGTGATGAAAATGATAGAAAACAAATATGGCTAAG ATATCTTCTATATCGTCAGCATCTTGCTTCAAAACTAGTCGAACCAACAACAATAACTGTAAAAACGCGTCAAATATGGCTAAAGAATTTTACTGCAGTTATTCGTCGATGCATAACAACTTGTTCTCCAGATTTAGCCATTGATGAATTGCTCAGCTCTGATGCCAGATTTTCTGACTACACATTTCATAATCAG GTTGCGTCTATCTACTTATCATGCTTTCATACAAGGCAACACATATCAACTGCTTATAATTTTCTTACTGATCTGATGCCGTATAATGTTCCACTGTTATTGAG GGCTTGCCGACATTTTCTCAGTTTTGGAGATGACTCAACAATCGTTTCTATATTATGGAGGATAACTTCAACTACATTGTGTCAAAACATGATGATGTGGAAAATGTAG
- the LOC144424537 gene encoding uncharacterized protein LOC144424537, with amino-acid sequence MFLSIQLLVNQVYCNQRICMQIENVNAEETYPIPSQRSSQGVPGKRGPPGEIGPKGSQGPRGPIGIVDYERMNAAIESAINDLRTETEEKMNKTMNDLQQRMDKTVNCEVLHKNKCYRMILRGTTMHFDQATQACRDIGMNIGYIEDETHYQKIAELVRSKSTSSGTGYWTGLLYINSVSTGI; translated from the exons ATGTTTTTGAGCATTCAATTGCTCGTCAACCAAGTATATTGCAATCAAAGAATTTGcatgcaaattgaaaatgtcaatgCAGAAGAAACGTACCCAATTCCATCACAACGAAGTTCACAGGGTGTTCCGGGCAAACGTGGGCCACCTGGTGAAATTGGCCCAAAAGGATCACAAGGGCCCAGAGGCCCAATAGGAATTGTCGATTATGAAAGAATGAATGCAGCAATAGAATCAG CGATAAATGATCTGCGGACAGAAACGGAAGAGAAGATGAATAAAACTATGAATGATCTTCAGCAGAGGATGG aTAAAACAGTCAACTGTGAAGTCCttcacaaaaataaatgttatcggaTGATACTTCGTGGGACCACAATGCATTTTGACCAAGCAACACAAGCATGTAGAGATATTGGTATGAATATTGGATACATTGAAGATGAAACACATTACCAAAAAATAGCAGAGTTAGTCAGATCAAAATCAACATCATCTGGGACAGGATACTGGACAGGACTATTGTACATAAACTCAGTGAGTACCGGTATTTAA
- the LOC144424521 gene encoding uncharacterized protein LOC144424521, translated as MYARLHLSFNSNVCFKQALNMSKGILYWMFLSIQLLVNQVYCNQRICMQIENVNAEETYPIPPQRSSQGVPGKRGPPGEIGPKGSQGPRGPKGIVDYERMNAAIESAINDLRTETEEKMNKTMNDLQQRMDKTVSCEVIHKNNCYRMILRETQMNFDRATQACRDIGMNIGYIEDETHYQKIAELVRSKSTSFATTYWTGLLYKNSQLVTLSGNPSPFTKWYPGTPNSDEQNKNVYIYVRKDTGSVYHGMYNYIPTYIRPGVLCQIMNT; from the exons ATGTATGCTAGACTGCATTTGAGTTTCAATTCTAATGTTTGCTTTAAACAGGCGTTAAATATGAGTAAGGGTATACTATATTGGATGTTTTTGAGCATTCAATTGCTCGTCAACCAAGTATATTGCAATCAAAGAATTTGcatgcaaattgaaaatgtcaatgCAGAAGAAACCTACCCAATTCCACCACAACGAAGTTCACAGGGTGTTCCGGGCAAACGTGGGCCACCTGGTGAAATTGGCCCAAAAGGATCACAAGGGCCCAGAGGCCCAAAAGGAATTGTCGATTATGAAAGAATGAACGCAGCAATAGAATCAG CGATAAATGATCTGCGGACAGAAACGGAAGAGAAGATGAATAAAACTATGAATGATCTTCAGCAGAGGATGG aTAAAACAGTCAGCTGTGAAGTCATTCACAAGAATAATTGTTATCGGATGATACTTCGCGAAACCCAAATGAATTTTGACCGAGCAACACAAGCCTGTAGAGATATTGGGATGAATATTGGATACATTGAAGATGAAACTCATTACCAAAAAATAGCAGAGTTAGTCAGATCAAAATCAACATCATTTGCTACAACATACTGGACAGGACTATTGTATAAAAACTCA CAACTTGTGACACTTTCTGGAAATCCATCACCATTCACTAAATGGTATCCGGGTACACCCAACAGTGAtgagcaaaacaaaaatgtatacATTTATGTCAGGAAAGATACAGGAAGTGTATACCACGGCATGTATAACTACATTCCAACATACATTCGACCTGGAGTGTTATGTCAAATCATGAATActtaa